Sequence from the Brevundimonas diminuta genome:
TGCACGCCGGATAGGGGCTCGATGGCGCGGGTCTCCATCGCGACTCGTTCGGCGCGAGCGGCGAAGCCGGATTGAAAGCGCATGGCGGCGTCTCTCCGAAAGGTTCGGGCAAGCCTAGGATGCGCTCGCGCCTTAGCCAATACATCTGGTGTCGCAGGGCGGGTTTGCCCACAAGATATCGATTCATGACGAGGCGCTTGAACGCTGGACGAAGAGGGCGCGGGTTTCTATGATCCGCACCAGACGCCGCCTCCCTTTCCGGCGACCCCTTACGGTTGGATTCCACGACGTGTTGAGCAAGATTTTCGGCTGGTGGGAGGGCGCCACGATCGGCACCCGGTTCACCATCGCCAAGCGCGGTCGCTTCGTCGGCCAGGACGAGAACGGCAATCGCTATTACGAGAGCCGCGACAACGTCAGCTACGACGGCCGCAAGCGTCGCTGGGTCATCTATGACGGCTATGCCGAGGCGTCCAAGGTGACGCCCGACTGGCACGGCTGGCTGCACTACACCTTCGACCAGCCGCCGACTGAGCAGCCGCTGCCGCGTCGCGCCTGGGAGAAGGAGCACCTGCCCAATCTGACCGGCACGCCCCTGGCCTGGCGTCCGCCCGGCTCGCTGGCCGGCGACGCCAAGCGCCCGGCCGCGACTGGCGACTATCAGGCCTGGACGCCCGAGTGAAAATCCGCCGCATCCTGTTGGGCGCGGCGTCCGTCGCGGCCGTGCTGAGCGCGGGCGCGGTGACCGCCAGCGTGCTTCAGGACGCGCCGCGCGATGCACGTCCGGTCCAGGATCCGATCGGCGACATTCTGCGCACCACCCCGGCCCAGCCCTCGGTCCCGACCGAGACGCCGCCCGCGGGCGCACCGGCTCCGCGTTCTCCGGTCGCCGTGGCCCCGCCGCCCAACGTCGTAATCGCCGAGGACGCCGCCGTCGAGGAAAAGGCCGAGGCGGAAGTCGCGGCCGAGAAGCCCGTCGCGACCAAGGCCATCGACCAGCCCGCCACGCCTGCGCGCCGCCAGCGTCGCAAATTCGCGATCATCCAGGCCATCGACAAGGTCACCGCCGAGACGATGAAGTTCGAGGTCGAGGTCGGAGGTCGCCCCGTGCGCTTCAACCAGAATCTGATCTTCGCGGCCCGCGCCTGCGAGGTGACGACGCCCGACGAACTGACCGAAGACGCCATCGCCTATATGGACGTCTCGCTTCAGGCGCGCGGCCGGCAGGAAGGCCGCCAGATCTTCCGCGGCTGGATGTTCGGCTCGTCGCCCGCCGTCAGCGGCATCCAGAACCCCTACTACGACGCCTGGGTCGTCGGCTGTAAGAACTGAGCTCTGACGCCGCGAGGAGGCGCGCCATGGATCGCAACAAGCCGCCCAAAAAGACCGAAACGGTCGAAATCCGACTGCCGCACGCGACCAAGACCGCCTTCATGGCCCGGTGCCGTGACGACGGCCGGACAGCCAGCGACGCCATTCGCCGCTTCATAGACGCCGAGTTGAACGCGACGTCATCCGCGCGTCCTCAACCCCGCCTGAGCTGGCGGCCCCTGCTGGCCGCCGCTGTCGCGGGCCTGGCGCTGGGCGCCGTCGCCGCGCCCTCCCTGGCACAGTCGTCGCCCACCCGCGCCGACTTCGACCGGCTGGACCGCAATCACGACGGCGTCGTCAGCTTCGATGAGTACCGCGCGCGTTAGCGGATGCGGACCAGGAACCGATCCCACTGAAGGTTCAGCCAAGTCCAGGGCTTGAACAGGCCGGCGCCCGGCTTCCATGAGGCCAGCACCAGTTCGGCCCGGCCGATGATGTTTTCGGCCGGCAGCAGGCCGACGCCGATCTCGGCCGGCCAGCGGCTGTCCAGCGAGTTGTCGCGATTGTCGCCCATCATCAGATAGCAGCCCGCCGGCACCCGGCGCACAGGCGTGTCGTCGCCCGGCAGACCCGGCCCGTCGTCATAGGTGAGGTAGGATCGTCCGTCGGCCAGGGTTTCACGCACCTGCTGGACCCGTCGCTGCGGCGCATCGTGGTCGGCGACGACATCCAGCCGGGTCTGGCGCACCGGATCGCCATTGACGAAGACGACGCCGCCCCGCACCTGAACCGTATCGCCCGGCAGGCCGACGACGCGCTTGATCCAGGCCTCGCTGGGGTCGCGCGGCAGGCGGAACACCACCACGTCGCCGCGTCTCGGTTCGCGCCCCAGCAGCCCCCCGGCGACATCGCCGGATTGAACGGCAGAGACGCCGTGCTCCAGCCATAGGGATATTTCGACACGACGATATAGTCGCCGGTCACCAGCCCCGGCTCCATCGACGACGAGGGGATGGTGAAGGGTTGGAACAGCACGATGCGGATCACCAGCGCCAGGATGATGGCGAAGATCAGCGTCAGGGCGATCTCGCGCACCTCGCGAAGAAGCGACGGACGGGACGGGGCTTTGGGCGGGGTCTGGGTCATGCCGCCATTGACCGTCAGGCCGGCCGAAGACGCCAATCCGAACCTGTCGGGACAGGCCCCAAATCGTGTCCGGACAGATCTTCTCAGTTCGTGATTCCGGGGCTGAGCGGAGCGAAGAACCCGGAACCCAGAGCCACGCGCGCGTTGCCCGCCCCATTGAACGGCCGGTGAGCCTCTCCTGGGTTCCGGGTTCGTCCTTCGGACGCCCCGGAATGACGTTAGCAGAATGTGTGTTGATCGAACCTAGGCGCTGGCTAAGGCGACCGCCTCTGCGCCGGTCAGGGGCGCGCGCAACGCCTCTTGGTGAGGCCTGACCGACAGCGCGGGCTGAAGCCGCTCTAGATAGGCTGCTTGAGGTGTTTCGACCGCACCGAACTGGCTGAGATGGTCGGTCAGGAACTGGGCGTCCAACAGGGTCCAGCCGCCCTTTCGCAGGCGCGCGACCAGATGCACCAGAGCGACCTTGGAGGCGTCCCGCTCGCGGCTGAACATGCTCTCGCCGAAGAAGGCCCCGCCAAGCGACACGCCGTAAAGCCCGCCGACGAGCCGCTCGTCACGCCAGATTTCGATGGAGTGGACGAAGCCCATGGCGAACAGGGCGGCGTACAGCCGCCGGATCGGGCCGTTTATCCAGGTGTCTTCGCGATCGGGCCCTTGCGCCGCCGCACAGCCGTCCAGCACCGCTTCGAATGCGGTGTCGACCCGCACCTCAAACGGTTCGCCCCGCACGGTGCGACGCAGGCGGCTGGGGATGTGGAAGGCGTCCAGCGGGATGATGCCCCGCTGTTCCGGCTCGATGATGAAGACGCGCGGATCGTCACGCGCCTCGGCCATCGGAAACACGCCGCGGGCGTAGCAGGCCAGCAGGTCCTCGACGCCGAAACCGCCGAAAGGCCCGCTGGCGCTAAAATCGGGGTCGGTCAGGCGTCGCCCTTCTGACGGGCCGCCCATTTCTCCAGCCAGTGGATGTCATAATCGCCCGACAGGATGTCCGGCTCGGCCAGCAGCTTCTGGAACAGGGGGATGGTCGTATCGACGCCGCCGATGACGACCTCGTTCAGCGAACGCTTCAGGCGCGCGATGGCCTCTTCGCGGTCGCGACCGTGGACGATCAGCTTGCCGATCAGGCTGTCGTAATAGGGCGGGATCGAATAGCCGGCGTAGATGGCGCTATCCAGACGCACGCCCAGGCCGCCCGGAGCGTGGAAATCGGTGATCTTGCCCGGCGACGGGGTGAAGGTTTCCGGGTTCTCGGCGTTGATCCGCACCTCGATGGCGTGACCCTCAAAGTGGATGTCGTCCTGGGTGAAGGACAGCGGCAGACCGGCGGCGATACGGACCTGTTCACGCACCAGATCGACGCCGGTGATCATTTCGGTGACCGGGTGTTCGACCTGCAGGCGGGTGTTCATCTCGATGAAGAAGAACTCGCCGTCCTCCCACAGGAACTCGATGGTGCCGACGCCCAGATAGCCGATGGCGGCGATGGCCTTGTTGACTGTCTCGCCGATCTTCTTGCGACCCTCGGCCGACAGGGCGGGCGAGGGGGCCTCTTCCAGCACCTTCTGGTGACGGCGTTGCAGCGAGCAGTCGCGTTCGCCCAGGTGCACGACATTGCCGTGGCTGTCGGCGATGACCTGGATCTCGATGTGGCGCGGCTTCTGGAGGTAGCGCTCCATATAGACGGCGCCGTTGCCGAAGGCGGCCAGAGCTTCCGACTGGGCGGTCTGGACCGCCTCGACCAGATCGTCAGGCGTCAGGGCGACCTTCATGCCGCGTCCGCCGCCGCCCGCCGCCGCCTTGACGATCAGGGGGAAGCCGATGGACTTGGACGCCTCGATCGCGGCCTCGACGGTCTCGACCTCGCCATCCGAGCCGGGAACGACGGGGATGCCGGCGTCCTTGACCGTCTGTTTGGCGCTGATCTTGTCGCCCATGACCCGGATATGTTCGGGCTTGGGACCGATGAAGCTCATGCCGTGGGCCTCGACGATCTCGGCGAAGCGGGCGTTTTCGGACAGGAAGCCGTAGCCGGGGTGGATGGCCTGGGCGCCGGTGATTTCCGCCGCCGCGATGATCGAGGGGATGTTCAGATACGACTTGGCGGCCGAGGCGGGGCCGATGCAGACGCTCTCGTCGGCCAGCCGCACCCACATGGCGCCGCGGTCGGCTTCGGAATGTACGGCAACGGTAGAGATGCCCATCTCCTTGCACGCCCGGTGGATGCGCAGCGCGATCTCGCCGCGGTTGGCGATCAGGACCTTGTTGAACACGGCTTAGGCTTCCAGCAGGACGAGGGGTTCGCCGAACTCGACCGGCTGGGCGTCGCCGACCAGGATTTCGGCCACCACGCCGTCGCGCGGCGCCTGGATCGGGTTCATCGTCTTCATGGCTTCGACGATCAGCAGGGTCTGGCCCTTCTTGACCTTGTCGCCGGGCTGGACGAAGGCCGGGGCCTCCGGCGAGGCCTGCAGATAGGCTGTGCCGACCATCGGCGACTTCACCTCTTCGCCCGCGCGGGCGACGATCGTGGCGGGATCCGACGGCATGGCGGCCGGCGCAGCAGCGGCGGCGGGCGCAGCGGCGACCGGAGCGGGGGCGGCGGCGTACTGGACCGGGGCGGCGTTGACGGTGACTTCGCGCGCCACGCGGATGCGCAGTTCGCCGCGCTCGACCTCGACTTCCGTCAGATCGGTCTCGTTCAGGATCTCGGCCAGCTGGCGAACCAGGGCGGCGTCGATTTCGGCGTGTTTCTTGTCATCGGCCATTGGAGTTGCGCCTTGTCTTTCGTGGTCTTTGATAAACGGGACGGGGCTCAGCCGCGTTCCCGAACCTGGGTGAGGGCCGCCTGGACGGCCAGTTCATAGCCCGCCGCGCCGAAGCCGGCGATGACGCCGGTCGCCGCGGAGGACACATAGGAGTGATGGCGAAACGCCTCGCGCGCCGCCGGATTGGACAGATGCAACTCGATCACCGGGATCGACAGCGTCTTCAGCGCATCGTGCAGCGCCACCGACGTATGCCCATAGGCCGCCGGATTGAGGATCAAGGCGTCGGCGCCCTCGCGCGCCTCCTGGATCCAGTCCACCAGCACGCCTTCATGGTTGGTCTGGCGAAACACGATCTGCGCTTCACCGGCCGCCCGGACGCAGCGTTGCTCGATGTCCGCCAGGGTGTCGCGGCCATAGATGTCCGGCTCCCGAACCCCGAGCAGGTTCAGATTGGGGCCGTTCAGCACATGAATGACGGGCGTTTCGGCCATGGTTCCAGAATCGATCCGGCGCAGCGCGGCGCAAGAGGGGCCTTTTAGCGGACGCAGGGCGTGGGTCAAACGCTCGCGGCGTTGAACCTTACCCGACGTTATGTGCGATGGCGTGGATTTCGCAGCGCCGGCTGCCATCGTCCCTGGTCGGGACGGCCTGAGGGAGCGCCGAGGATGCGCCAGGACGGCAAACTGATCCTGAGAGCCGTGGTGGCGACCTTCGCGGCCCTGGCCGTCGCGATCGGCGCCTTCCTGTTCGAGGCGGGCTGAGCGCACAGTCTGGCGAAGCGGCCTGTCAGCCTTTATCTGACGCGCGAAGGCCCAGGGAGAACGCGCGTGCACCAGATCCATCTCAACGGCGAGCCACGTCAGGTCCAGGCCGCCACCATCCTGGCCCTGGTCGAGGAACTGTCGCTGGACCCGCGCAAGGTCGCCGTCGAACGCAATCTCGAGATCGTGCCCAAGTCCCTGCATGCCGCCACGCCGGTGGCCGCAGGCGACCGTATCGAACTGGTCCAGTTCGTCGGCGGCGGTTGATTAGATCAAATCGGGCTACGACGGGTTCCCCCGCGCGCCGGAGAGGCCTAGGTCAGCATCCATGACCGATACAGCCAACGAAACCTGGTCCGTCGCCGGCCGCACCTTCAACTCGCGCCTGATCGTGGGCACCGGCAAATATGCCGACTACGCCCAGAACGCCGCCGCCGCCGAGGCGGCTGGGGCCGAGATCGTCACCGTCGCCGTTCGCCGTGTGAACCTGTCGGATCCGACCCAGCCGATGCTGGTCGATTATGTAAAGCCGGACCGCTTCACCTTCCTGCCCAACACCGCCGGCTGTTTCACGGGTGAGGATGCAGTCCGGACCCTGCGCCTGGCGCGCGAGGCCGGCGGGTGGAGCCTGGTCAAGCTGGAGGTGCTGTCCAACACCGCCCACCTGTATCCCGACATGATCGAGACGCTGCGGGCGCTGGATCTGCTGATCAAGGACGGCTTCGACGTCATGGTCTATTGCACCGACGACGTGGTGATGGCCAAGCGGCTGGAAGACGCCGGCGCCGCCGCCATCATGCCCGCCGCCGCCCCGATCGGCTCGGGCCTGGGCATCCAGAACGAGGTCAATGTCCGCCTCATCGTCGAACAGGCCAAGGTGCCGGTTCTGGTCGACGCGGGCGTCGGCACCGCCTCGGATGCGACCCGCGCGATGGAGCTGGGCTGCGACGCCGTCCTGATGAACACCGCCATCGCCGGGGCCAAGGACCCCATCCGCATGGCCCGCGCCATGAAACACGCCGTCATCGCCGGCCGCGACGCCTATCTGGCCGGCCGGATGGCCAAGCGGATGTATGCCGACCCGTCGTCGCCGCTGGCGGGACTGATCTGATCCAACCGTCTCCTCCCCGCTTGGCGGGGAGGGGGGCCGCGAAGCGGTGGAGGGTTCTTGAAATCCCACCGGCGCCCGCGATGCGGTGAAGAGCCCCTCCGTCTCTCCGCTGCGCTTCGAGCCACCTCCCCATGAAATGGGGAGGAGACGATGCTCCGCCATCGCAATGCCGCTGGTTCATCCGCAGCGATTTCAACCGCTTGCCGATTTATATCCCCCGTCTCCCATACACGGGGTCAAACCACCCCATAATAGCCCCGTCTCGTCGCATGGAGGGCTCGCCTGGCCTGCGACCTTGCGGCGGCGGGAGCGGAAGGAACGGGGGCGATGGTGAAATCCCATCGCGGCGCCGAGGCTGATCGGTCGGGGAATCGCCCCCGGCGTCCGCAGTCGCGTCGCTGGGTCGAGGGGGATACTCGGCCGCACTCGGAACGGTCCTCGCAGGGACCGCCGACCCGTCACAGGCTTATGGGGTTAGGCGATAAGACCGCCACCGCTCGCCCCGAGCTTGCAGGCCAACCCCCCCGCGCGGAGCGTCACACCCTTCGTCGAAACGGTAACACTACAAATCAACTCCGGGCGAAGGCCCGGCGCTCCGCCCAGCCCTCCACCAACTTCGCTGCGAAAGCGCGAGGCCGATCACCCCTGTCCGGAGACCCGCGTGGCCCGCCCCAAACCTCGCCGTCCCAAACCCGGGCGCGGCCTGCCGCCACTCTACAGACGGACGCCCGAGGAAGAGGCTGAGGATGACCGCCTTCGCGCCCTGCTGGAACGCGAATATATCCGGCTCGACGCCATCCTGGTCGAGAAACAGGCCGAAGCCGCCGAACGGGCGCGCATCAGGGCGATGAATGGTCATCCGCCGCTGAGCCGGTCGCGCTTCGCCCCGCCGAATTTCGGGTCGGAGATGTCTTCGCTAGTCGTCCAGCAGCGCCTGCAGCAGCGGATGGGCCAGGACCGGTGCAGCCAGACGCACTACAGCTTGGGGATCTTCCAGACGCACCGCCGCCGTCGCATCGGCGACAATGAAGTCGGCGTGGGTGCGCGACGGTTCGGTCAAACGCTCGTGGCCCGGACGCACCGTGGCCAGATACTGCGCCACGACCGAATCCGCCGACCGGCCCCGCTCGGCCTGGTCGCGCAGCAGGCGGCGGATGAAGCGGATGTCGGCGGGGGTGTCCACGAAGACCCGGATGTCGAACAGGACGGTCAGGTCGGGGGTACACAGAACGTGCGTGCCCTCGACGATCACCACCTCGGCCGCCGGGATCGGCTCGCCGCCCGGCTCGCGGCCGTGGTGGATGAAGGAATAGACTGGCGCCGTCACCGCGCGCCCGGCCTTCAATGCCTTCAGGTCCGCGATCATCAGGTCGTGATCGCGCGCCGTCACATCGTCAAAGTCGAAGGTCGCGGCGTCGAAGCCGGGCAGGGAAGCCGCGTCCTTGTAATAGCTGTCCTCGCGCACCAGTACGGCCGACCCTTCCGGAAGGGCCGAGACCAGCGCCTCCGCCAGGGTGCTCTTGCCGGAGCCGGAGCCCCCCGTGATTGCAATCAATATGGTCATGAGCGGCCTTCTAGAGCGGTCGCGCCGCCAGCGCCACCGGCGACGATCCGCCGCGCCGTGGCTCACGCCCCAGTTGACGTTGGGTCACGTTGCTTATCGCCGATCACCGATGTTAGCGTCGGTTCAAGCGTCGCATCAAAGCAGACGCATCCAAGGGACAAGGATACGACATGCTGGGCTTGATGCAGGACTGGCCGCTGACGGTCGACAAGATTATCGACCACGCCAAGAACTGGCATGGCGAGCGCGAAGTGGTGACGCGCTCGGTCGAAGGGCCCATCGTTCGCACGACCTACGCCCAGATCCACGAGCGGGCCAAACGCGTGTCCAGCGCCCTGAAGGATTGGGGGATCAAGCCGGGCGACCGCGTCGCCACCCTGGCTTGGAACACCGCCAACCACATCGAGGCCTGGTACGGAATCATGGGCATCGGCGGGGTGTGCCACACCCTGAACCCGCGTCTGTTCCCCGAACAGCTCGTCTACATCATCAATCACGCCGAAGACCGGATCATTTTCGTCGACCTGACCTTCGTGCCGCTGCTGGAAGCCATCCTGCCGCATATCCCCAAGGTCGAGCGCGTCGTCATCATGACCGACGCCGCCCATATGCCGCAGACGAAGCTGCCCAAGGCCGTCGCCTATGAGGACGCGATCGACGGTCAATCGACCGACGTGGTCTGGGGCGACTTCGACGAACAGACGGCCTGCGGCCTCTGCTACACCTCCGGCACGACGGGCAATCCGAAGGGGGTGCTGTATTCGCACCGCTCCAACTTCCTGCACACCTTCATGGGTCTTCAAGCCACGGTGATGGGCGCCACGCCCAAGGAGGTTATCCTGCCGGTGGTGCCGATGTTCCACGCTAACGCCTGGGGCATCGCCTTCGCCGGCCCTGCCGCCGGCACCAAGCTGGTGATGCCGGGCGCCAAGATGGATGGTCAGTCGATCTATGAGCTGATCGAACAGGAGGGCGTCACCTTCTCGGCCGCCGTGCCGACCGTCTGGCAGGGGCTGTTCGCCCACATGAAACAGAACGGTCTGGGCTTCTCGACCCTGAAGCGCGTGCTAATCGGCGGTTCGGCCTGCCCCGAAAGCCTGATCCGCGGCTTCCAGGACGATTTCGGCGTCGAGGTCACCCACGCCTGGGGCATGACCGAGACCTCGCCCATCGGCACCATCGCCAACCTGCCGCCCGAAATCCTGAAGCTCTCGTACGACGAGCAGATGAAATACCGCCTGAAGCAGGGCGTGCCGCCGCTGGGCGTCGAGTTGAAGCTGAAGGACGAGGCGGGCGCCGAACTGCCTCACGACGGCGCGACCTTCGGTCGTCTGATGGTCAAGGGGCCGACGATCAGCCGCGCCTACTTCAAGGAAGACGGCTCGATTCTGGACGACGAAGGCTTCTTCGACACCGGCGATGTGGCCACCGTCGACGACCTGGGCTTCATGCAGATCACCGATCGCGCCAAGGACGTGATCAAGTCTGGCGGCGAGTGGATCAGCTCCATCGAGATCGAGAACATCGCCGTGGGTCACCCCAAGGTCGAGATCGCCGCCGTCATCGGCGCGGCTCACCCCAAATGGGACGAACGGCCCGTGCTGATCCTGAAGCTGAAGCCCGACGAGACGCTGGACAAGCAGGAGCATTTGGACTTCCTGATCGGCAAGATCGCCAAATGGTGGATGCCCGACGACGTGGTCGTCGTGGACGACATCCCGCTGGGCGCAACCGGCAAGATCGACAAGAAGCTTCTGCGCGATCGGATGAAGGACTATCGTCTGCCGACCGCTGCCTAAGTGAGAACCGGAGCCTGAATGCCGACAAGAAAGCCCGTACCCGCCATTCTGCCCTGGCTGACGGCGCTCGCGGCGGCGCCCTTTGTTCTGATCGTGGCGGCCGTTACGGCGACGCGGTTCGGCGGGCTCGATTTGGCGATCGGCTATGACCTGCTGACCTGGACCGTGGCCCGCCTCCTGGCCTGGGTCGGTCTGGCGGCGGCTCTGACGGCGGCGGTGCTGGCGCTGCGCGATCTGAAGGGCAGGGGGGTCTATG
This genomic interval carries:
- the thiS gene encoding sulfur carrier protein ThiS is translated as MHQIHLNGEPRQVQAATILALVEELSLDPRKVAVERNLEIVPKSLHAATPVAAGDRIELVQFVGGG
- a CDS encoding HisA/HisF-related TIM barrel protein produces the protein MTDTANETWSVAGRTFNSRLIVGTGKYADYAQNAAAAEAAGAEIVTVAVRRVNLSDPTQPMLVDYVKPDRFTFLPNTAGCFTGEDAVRTLRLAREAGGWSLVKLEVLSNTAHLYPDMIETLRALDLLIKDGFDVMVYCTDDVVMAKRLEDAGAAAIMPAAAPIGSGLGIQNEVNVRLIVEQAKVPVLVDAGVGTASDATRAMELGCDAVLMNTAIAGAKDPIRMARAMKHAVIAGRDAYLAGRMAKRMYADPSSPLAGLI
- a CDS encoding NADH:ubiquinone oxidoreductase subunit NDUFA12, producing MLSKIFGWWEGATIGTRFTIAKRGRFVGQDENGNRYYESRDNVSYDGRKRRWVIYDGYAEASKVTPDWHGWLHYTFDQPPTEQPLPRRAWEKEHLPNLTGTPLAWRPPGSLAGDAKRPAATGDYQAWTPE
- the aat gene encoding leucyl/phenylalanyl-tRNA--protein transferase; amino-acid sequence: MAEARDDPRVFIIEPEQRGIIPLDAFHIPSRLRRTVRGEPFEVRVDTAFEAVLDGCAAAQGPDREDTWINGPIRRLYAALFAMGFVHSIEIWRDERLVGGLYGVSLGGAFFGESMFSRERDASKVALVHLVARLRKGGWTLLDAQFLTDHLSQFGAVETPQAAYLERLQPALSVRPHQEALRAPLTGAEAVALASA
- the aroQ gene encoding type II 3-dehydroquinate dehydratase, giving the protein MAETPVIHVLNGPNLNLLGVREPDIYGRDTLADIEQRCVRAAGEAQIVFRQTNHEGVLVDWIQEAREGADALILNPAAYGHTSVALHDALKTLSIPVIELHLSNPAAREAFRHHSYVSSAATGVIAGFGAAGYELAVQAALTQVRERG
- a CDS encoding DUF2155 domain-containing protein — translated: MKIRRILLGAASVAAVLSAGAVTASVLQDAPRDARPVQDPIGDILRTTPAQPSVPTETPPAGAPAPRSPVAVAPPPNVVIAEDAAVEEKAEAEVAAEKPVATKAIDQPATPARRQRRKFAIIQAIDKVTAETMKFEVEVGGRPVRFNQNLIFAARACEVTTPDELTEDAIAYMDVSLQARGRQEGRQIFRGWMFGSSPAVSGIQNPYYDAWVVGCKN
- the lepB gene encoding signal peptidase I, whose protein sequence is MVVFRLPRDPSEAWIKRVVGLPGDTVQVRGGVVFVNGDPVRQTRLDVVADHDAPQRRVQQVRETLADGRSYLTYDDGPGLPGDDTPVRRVPAGCYLMMGDNRDNSLDSRWPAEIGVGLLPAENIIGRAELVLASWKPGAGLFKPWTWLNLQWDRFLVRIR
- the udk gene encoding uridine kinase; the protein is MTILIAITGGSGSGKSTLAEALVSALPEGSAVLVREDSYYKDAASLPGFDAATFDFDDVTARDHDLMIADLKALKAGRAVTAPVYSFIHHGREPGGEPIPAAEVVIVEGTHVLCTPDLTVLFDIRVFVDTPADIRFIRRLLRDQAERGRSADSVVAQYLATVRPGHERLTEPSRTHADFIVADATAAVRLEDPQAVVRLAAPVLAHPLLQALLDD
- a CDS encoding long-chain-fatty-acid--CoA ligase, which gives rise to MLGLMQDWPLTVDKIIDHAKNWHGEREVVTRSVEGPIVRTTYAQIHERAKRVSSALKDWGIKPGDRVATLAWNTANHIEAWYGIMGIGGVCHTLNPRLFPEQLVYIINHAEDRIIFVDLTFVPLLEAILPHIPKVERVVIMTDAAHMPQTKLPKAVAYEDAIDGQSTDVVWGDFDEQTACGLCYTSGTTGNPKGVLYSHRSNFLHTFMGLQATVMGATPKEVILPVVPMFHANAWGIAFAGPAAGTKLVMPGAKMDGQSIYELIEQEGVTFSAAVPTVWQGLFAHMKQNGLGFSTLKRVLIGGSACPESLIRGFQDDFGVEVTHAWGMTETSPIGTIANLPPEILKLSYDEQMKYRLKQGVPPLGVELKLKDEAGAELPHDGATFGRLMVKGPTISRAYFKEDGSILDDEGFFDTGDVATVDDLGFMQITDRAKDVIKSGGEWISSIEIENIAVGHPKVEIAAVIGAAHPKWDERPVLILKLKPDETLDKQEHLDFLIGKIAKWWMPDDVVVVDDIPLGATGKIDKKLLRDRMKDYRLPTAA
- the accB gene encoding acetyl-CoA carboxylase biotin carboxyl carrier protein — translated: MADDKKHAEIDAALVRQLAEILNETDLTEVEVERGELRIRVAREVTVNAAPVQYAAAPAPVAAAPAAAAAPAAMPSDPATIVARAGEEVKSPMVGTAYLQASPEAPAFVQPGDKVKKGQTLLIVEAMKTMNPIQAPRDGVVAEILVGDAQPVEFGEPLVLLEA
- the accC gene encoding acetyl-CoA carboxylase biotin carboxylase subunit, with product MFNKVLIANRGEIALRIHRACKEMGISTVAVHSEADRGAMWVRLADESVCIGPASAAKSYLNIPSIIAAAEITGAQAIHPGYGFLSENARFAEIVEAHGMSFIGPKPEHIRVMGDKISAKQTVKDAGIPVVPGSDGEVETVEAAIEASKSIGFPLIVKAAAGGGGRGMKVALTPDDLVEAVQTAQSEALAAFGNGAVYMERYLQKPRHIEIQVIADSHGNVVHLGERDCSLQRRHQKVLEEAPSPALSAEGRKKIGETVNKAIAAIGYLGVGTIEFLWEDGEFFFIEMNTRLQVEHPVTEMITGVDLVREQVRIAAGLPLSFTQDDIHFEGHAIEVRINAENPETFTPSPGKITDFHAPGGLGVRLDSAIYAGYSIPPYYDSLIGKLIVHGRDREEAIARLKRSLNEVVIGGVDTTIPLFQKLLAEPDILSGDYDIHWLEKWAARQKGDA